The Capra hircus breed San Clemente chromosome 25, ASM170441v1, whole genome shotgun sequence genome has a window encoding:
- the MAPK8IP3 gene encoding C-Jun-amino-terminal kinase-interacting protein 3 isoform X11, which produces MMEIQMDEGGGVVVYQDDYCSGSVMSERVSGLAGSIYREFERLIHCYDEEVVKELMPLVVNVLENLDSVLSENQEHEVELELLREDNEQLLTQYEREKALRKQAEEKFIEFEDALEQEKKELQIQVEHYEFQTRQLELKAKNYADQISRLEERESEMKKEYNALHQRHTEMIQTYVEHIERSKMQQVGGNSQTEGSLPGRSPRQSWRRRKERPTSLSVFPLADGSCPQDEMSESGQSSAAATPSTTGTKSNTPTSSVPSAAVTPLSEGLQPLGDYGGSKNSKRAREKRNSRNMEVQVTQEMRNVSIGMGSSDEWSDVQDIIDSTPELDMGREPRLDRTGSSPTQGIVNKAFGINTDSLYHELSTAGSEVIGDVDEGADLLGEFSVRDDFFGMGKEVGNLLLENSQLLETKNALNVVKNDLIAKVDQLSGEQEALKGDLEAARQAKLRLENRIKDLEEELRRVKSEAITAHREPKEEVEDVSSCLCTELDKIPMAQRRRFTRVEMARVLMERNQYKERLMELQEAVRWTEMIRASREHPSVQEKKKSTIWQFFSRLFSSSSSPPPAKRSYPSVNIHYKSPTTAGFSQRRNHGMCQSAAGSRPLEFFPDDDCTSSARREQKREQYRQVREHVRNDDGRLQACGWSLPAKYKQLSPNGGQEDTRMKNVPVPVYCRPLVEKDPTMKLWCAAGVNLSGWKLSEDGPGNGVKPTPGRDPLTCDREVEGEAKSNHSSPEKKKAKELPEADATSSRVWILTSTLTTSKVVVIDANQPGTVVDQFTVCNAHVLCISSIPAASDGDYPPGEIFLDSDVNPEDSGTDGVLAGITLVGCATRCNVPRSNCSSRGDTPVLDKSQGEVSAVANGKVNPAPSTEEATEATEVPDAGPSEAEAAAVRPGPLTEHVFTDPAPTPPPSAQPDSENGPEADVSGVQPEPEPSGDPAGSTSAAPTMWLGAQNGWLYVHSAVASWKKCLHSIKLKDSVLSLVHVKGRVLVALADGTLAIFHRGEDGQWDLSNYHLMDLGHPHHSIRCMAVVHDRVWCGYKNKVHVIQPKTMQIEKSFDAHPRRESQVRQLAWIGDGVWVSIRLDSTLRLYHAHTHQHLQDVDIEPYVSKMLGTGKLGFSFVRITALLIAGNRLWVGTGNGVVISIPLTETVVLHRGQLLGLRANKTSPTSGEGARPGGVIHVYGDDSSDRAASSFIPYCSMAQAQLCFHGHRDAVKFFVSVPGNVLATLNGSVLDSPSEGPGPAAPAADAEAQKLKNVLVLSGGEGYIDFRIGDGEDDEPEEGVGDVSQVKPVLSKAERSHIIVWQVSYTPE; this is translated from the exons AAATTTATTGAGTTTGAAGATGCCTTGGAACAAGAGAAGAAAGAGCTGCAAATCCAGGTGGAACACTACGAGTTCCAGACCCGCCAGCTGGAACTGAAGGCCAAAAACTATGCAGATCAGA TTTCCCGGCTGGAGGAGCGGGAGTCGGAGATGAAGAAGGAGTACAACGCGCTGCACCAGCGGCACACGGAG ATGATCCAGACCTACGTGGAGCACATCGAGAGGTCCAAGATGCAGCAGGTCGGGGGAAACAGCCAGACGGAGGGCAGCCTGCCAGGGCGGAG TCCTCGCCAGTCTTGGAGGAGAAG GAAGGAGCGCCCCACGTCCCTGAGTGTCTTCCCCCTGGCCGATGGCTCG TGTCCACAGGACGAGATGTCCGAGTCGGGCCAGTCCTCAGCAGCGGCCACGCCCAGCACCACGGGCACCAAGTCCAACACGCCCACATCCTCCGTGCCCTCGGCCGCAGTCACGCCCCTCAGCGAGGGCCTGCAGCCACTGGGCGACTACGGCGGCTCCAAGAACAGCAAGCGGGCACGGGAGAAGCGCAACAGCCGCAACATGGAGGTGCAGGTCACACAGGAGATGCGCAATGTCAGCATAG GCATGGGCAGCAGTGACGAGTGGTCTGACGTTCAGGACATCATCGACTCCACCCCAGAGCTGGACATGGGCCGGGAGCCTCGCCTGGACCGCACGGGCAGCAG CCCGACCCAGGGAATCGTGAACAAGGCTTTCGGCATCAACACCGACTCCCTGTACCACGAGCTGTCGACGGCGGGCTCCGAGGTCATCGGAGACGTGGACGAAGGGGCCGACCTGCTAG GGGAGTTCTCAG TGCGTGATGATTTTTTTG GAATGGGCAAGGAAGTGGGGAATCTGCTGCTGGAGAACTCACAGCTTCTAGAAACCAA aAACGCTCTGAACGTGGTGAAAAACGACCTCATCGCCAAGGTGGACCAGCTGTCGGGGGAGCAGGAGGCGCTGAAGGGGGACTTGGAGGCCGCCAGGCAGGCCAAGCTCAGACTGGAGAACCGCATCAaagacctggaggaggagctgaggaG AGTGAAGTCGGAGGCCATCACTGCCCACCGTGAACCCAAAGAAGAGGTGGAGGATGTAAGCAGCTGTCTCTGTACAGAATTG GACAAAATCCCCATGGCGCAGCGCCGCCGCTTCACGCGAGTGGAGATGGCCCGCGTGCTCATGGAGCGCAACCAGTACAAAGAGCGGCTGATGGAGCTACAGGAGGCCGTGCGGTGGACTGAGATGATCAG AGCATCCCGCGAGCACCCGTCTGTCCAGGAGAAGAAGAAGTCCACCATCTGGCAGTT CTTCAGCCGCCTCTTCAGCTCCTCGTCCAGCCCGCCTCCGGCCAAACGGTCTTACCCCTCTGTGAACATCCATTACAAGTCACCCACCACAGCCGGCTTCAGCCAGCGCCGCAACCACGGCATGTGCCAGAGCGCAGCGGGCAGCCGGCCCCTGGAGTTCTTCCCAGATGA CGACTGCACGTCGTCCGCGCGGCGGGAGCAGAAGCGCGAGCAGTACCGCCAGGTGCGCGAGCACGTGCGCAATGACGACGGGCGGCTACAGGCCTGCGGCTGGAGTCTGCCGGCCAAGTACAAGCAG CTGAGTCCCAACGGCGGCCAGGAGGACACCCGCATGAAGAATGTGCCGGTCCCTGTGTACTGCCGCCCGCTGGTGGAGAAGGACCCGACCATGAAG CTGTGGTGTGCCGCGGGCGTCAACTTGAGCGGCTGGAAGCTGAGTGAGGACGGCCCTGGAAATGGAGTCAAGCCCACTCCGGGCCGCGACCCTCTGACCTGCGACCGGGAAGTGGAAGGAGAGGCCAAGAGCAACCACTCGTCCCCCGAGAAGAAGAAG GCCAAGGAGCTCCCCGAGGCGGATGCCACCTCCAGCCGCGTGTGGATCCTCACCAGCACGCTGACCACCAGCAAAGTGGTGGTCATCGACGCCAACCAGCCGGGCACCGTCGTGGACCAGTTCACCGTGTGCAATGCCCACGTGCTCTGCATCTCCAGCATCCCTG CCGCCAGCGACGGCgactaccctccaggcgagatcttCCTGGACAGCGACGTGAACCCCGAGGACTCAGGCACGGATGGGGTGCTGGCGGGCATCACGCTGGTGGGCTGTGCCACGCGCTGCAACGTACCACGCAGCAACTGCTCCTCCCGGGGGGACACCCCGGTGCTGGACAAGAGCCAGG GGGAGGTGTCGGCTGTCGCCAATGGGAAGGTCAATCCGGCTCCATCCACGGAGGAGGCCACGGAGGCCACAGAGGTGCCAGATGCAGGACCCAGCGAGGCAGAGGCAGCCGCTGTGCGGCCCGGGCCCCTCACGGAGCATGTCTTTACGGAcccggcccccaccccgcccccgagCGCCCAGCCTGACAG TGAGAACGGGCCAGAGGCTGATGTGAGCGGTGTGCAGCCCGAGCCGGAGCCCAGCGGGGACCCCGCCGGCAGCACCAGTGCCGCGCCCACCATGTGGCTGGGAGCCCAGAATGGCTG GCTCTATGTGCACTCAGCTGTGGCCAGCTGGAAGAAGTGTCTGCACTCCATCAAGCTGAAGGACTCGGTGCTGAGCCTGGT GCATGTGAAGGGGCGCGTGCTGGTGGCTCTGGCCGATGGGACCCTGGCCATCTTCCACCGGGGTGAAG ACGGCCAGTGGGACCTGAGCAACTACCACCTGATGGACCTGGGCCACCCGCACCACTCCATCCGCTGCATGGCTGTCGTGCACGACCGCGTCTGGTGTGGCTACAAGAACAAGGTGCACGTCATCCAGCCCAAGACCATGCAGATCGAG AAGTCGTTTGATGCCCACCCACGGCGGGAGAGCCAGGTGCGGCAGCTGGCATGGATCGGCGACGGGGTCTGGGTGTCCATCCGCCTGGACTCCACACTGCGGCTCTACCACGCCCACACCCACCAGCACCTGCAGGACGTGGACATCGAGCCCTACGTCAGCAAGATGCTGG GCACGGGAAAGCTGGGCTTCTCCTTCGTGCGCATCACGGCCCTGCTCATCGCGGGCAACCGCCTCTGGGTGGGCACCGGCAATGGAGTCGTCATCTCCATCCCCCTGACTGAGA CCGTGGTCCTGCACCGAGGCCAGCTCCTGGGGCTGCGAG CCAACAAGACATCCCCCACGTCGGGAGAGGGGGCCCGCCCCGGCGGCGTCATCCACGTGTACGGGGATGACAGCAGCGACCGGGCAGCCAGCAGCTTCATCCCCTACTGCTCCATGGCGCAGGCGCAGCTCTGCTTCCACGGCCACCGGGACGCCGTCAAATTCTTCGTCTCTGTGCCAG GGAATGTGCTGGCCACCCTGAATGGCAGCGTGCTTGACAGCCCCTCCGAGGGCCCCGGGCCCGCCGCTCCTGCCGCAGATGCCGAGGCCCAGAAGCTGAAGAACGTGCTGGTGCTGAGCGGCGGGGAGGGCTACATCGACTTCCGCATCG GCGACGGCGAGGACGACGAGCCGGAGGAGGGCGTGGGGGACGTCAGCCAGGTGAAGCCGGTGCTGTCCAAGGCCGAGCGCAGCCACATCATCGTGTGGCAGGTGTCCTACACCCCCGAGTGA
- the MAPK8IP3 gene encoding C-Jun-amino-terminal kinase-interacting protein 3 isoform X4 — MMEIQMDEGGGVVVYQDDYCSGSVMSERVSGLAGSIYREFERLIHCYDEEVVKELMPLVVNVLENLDSVLSENQEHEVELELLREDNEQLLTQYEREKALRKQAEEKFIEFEDALEQEKKELQIQVEHYEFQTRQLELKAKNYADQISRLEERESEMKKEYNALHQRHTEMIQTYVEHIERSKMQQVGGNSQTEGSLPGRSRKERPTSLSVFPLADGSVRAQIGGKPAPAGDHWHLSDLGQLQLSSSYQCPQDEMSESGQSSAAATPSTTGTKSNTPTSSVPSAAVTPLSEGLQPLGDYGGSKNSKRAREKRNSRNMEVQVTQEMRNVSIGMGSSDEWSDVQDIIDSTPELDMGREPRLDRTGSSPTQGIVNKAFGINTDSLYHELSTAGSEVIGDVDEGADLLGEFSVRDDFFGMGKEVGNLLLENSQLLETKNALNVVKNDLIAKVDQLSGEQEALKGDLEAARQAKLRLENRIKDLEEELRRVKSEAITAHREPKEEVEDVSSCLCTELDKIPMAQRRRFTRVEMARVLMERNQYKERLMELQEAVRWTEMIRASREHPSVQEKKKSTIWQFFSRLFSSSSSPPPAKRSYPSVNIHYKSPTTAGFSQRRNHGMCQSAAGSRPLEFFPDDDCTSSARREQKREQYRQVREHVRNDDGRLQACGWSLPAKYKQLSPNGGQEDTRMKNVPVPVYCRPLVEKDPTMKLWCAAGVNLSGWKLSEDGPGNGVKPTPGRDPLTCDREVEGEAKSNHSSPEKKKAKELPEADATSSRVWILTSTLTTSKVVVIDANQPGTVVDQFTVCNAHVLCISSIPAASDGDYPPGEIFLDSDVNPEDSGTDGVLAGITLVGCATRCNVPRSNCSSRGDTPVLDKSQGEVSAVANGKVNPAPSTEEATEATEVPDAGPSEAEAAAVRPGPLTEHVFTDPAPTPPPSAQPDSENGPEADVSGVQPEPEPSGDPAGSTSAAPTMWLGAQNGWLYVHSAVASWKKCLHSIKLKDSVLSLVHVKGRVLVALADGTLAIFHRGEDGQWDLSNYHLMDLGHPHHSIRCMAVVHDRVWCGYKNKVHVIQPKTMQIEKSFDAHPRRESQVRQLAWIGDGVWVSIRLDSTLRLYHAHTHQHLQDVDIEPYVSKMLGTGKLGFSFVRITALLIAGNRLWVGTGNGVVISIPLTETVVLHRGQLLGLRANKTSPTSGEGARPGGVIHVYGDDSSDRAASSFIPYCSMAQAQLCFHGHRDAVKFFVSVPGNVLATLNGSVLDSPSEGPGPAAPAADAEAQKLKNVLVLSGGEGYIDFRIGDGEDDEPEEGVGDVSQVKPVLSKAERSHIIVWQVSYTPE; from the exons AAATTTATTGAGTTTGAAGATGCCTTGGAACAAGAGAAGAAAGAGCTGCAAATCCAGGTGGAACACTACGAGTTCCAGACCCGCCAGCTGGAACTGAAGGCCAAAAACTATGCAGATCAGA TTTCCCGGCTGGAGGAGCGGGAGTCGGAGATGAAGAAGGAGTACAACGCGCTGCACCAGCGGCACACGGAG ATGATCCAGACCTACGTGGAGCACATCGAGAGGTCCAAGATGCAGCAGGTCGGGGGAAACAGCCAGACGGAGGGCAGCCTGCCAGGGCGGAG CAGGAAGGAGCGCCCCACGTCCCTGAGTGTCTTCCCCCTGGCCGATGGCTCGGTACGTGCACAGATAGGGGGCAAGCCCGCGCCTGCGGGGGACCACTGGCACCTGAGTGACCTCGGCCAGCTGCAGCTCAGCTCCAGCTACCAG TGTCCACAGGACGAGATGTCCGAGTCGGGCCAGTCCTCAGCAGCGGCCACGCCCAGCACCACGGGCACCAAGTCCAACACGCCCACATCCTCCGTGCCCTCGGCCGCAGTCACGCCCCTCAGCGAGGGCCTGCAGCCACTGGGCGACTACGGCGGCTCCAAGAACAGCAAGCGGGCACGGGAGAAGCGCAACAGCCGCAACATGGAGGTGCAGGTCACACAGGAGATGCGCAATGTCAGCATAG GCATGGGCAGCAGTGACGAGTGGTCTGACGTTCAGGACATCATCGACTCCACCCCAGAGCTGGACATGGGCCGGGAGCCTCGCCTGGACCGCACGGGCAGCAG CCCGACCCAGGGAATCGTGAACAAGGCTTTCGGCATCAACACCGACTCCCTGTACCACGAGCTGTCGACGGCGGGCTCCGAGGTCATCGGAGACGTGGACGAAGGGGCCGACCTGCTAG GGGAGTTCTCAG TGCGTGATGATTTTTTTG GAATGGGCAAGGAAGTGGGGAATCTGCTGCTGGAGAACTCACAGCTTCTAGAAACCAA aAACGCTCTGAACGTGGTGAAAAACGACCTCATCGCCAAGGTGGACCAGCTGTCGGGGGAGCAGGAGGCGCTGAAGGGGGACTTGGAGGCCGCCAGGCAGGCCAAGCTCAGACTGGAGAACCGCATCAaagacctggaggaggagctgaggaG AGTGAAGTCGGAGGCCATCACTGCCCACCGTGAACCCAAAGAAGAGGTGGAGGATGTAAGCAGCTGTCTCTGTACAGAATTG GACAAAATCCCCATGGCGCAGCGCCGCCGCTTCACGCGAGTGGAGATGGCCCGCGTGCTCATGGAGCGCAACCAGTACAAAGAGCGGCTGATGGAGCTACAGGAGGCCGTGCGGTGGACTGAGATGATCAG AGCATCCCGCGAGCACCCGTCTGTCCAGGAGAAGAAGAAGTCCACCATCTGGCAGTT CTTCAGCCGCCTCTTCAGCTCCTCGTCCAGCCCGCCTCCGGCCAAACGGTCTTACCCCTCTGTGAACATCCATTACAAGTCACCCACCACAGCCGGCTTCAGCCAGCGCCGCAACCACGGCATGTGCCAGAGCGCAGCGGGCAGCCGGCCCCTGGAGTTCTTCCCAGATGA CGACTGCACGTCGTCCGCGCGGCGGGAGCAGAAGCGCGAGCAGTACCGCCAGGTGCGCGAGCACGTGCGCAATGACGACGGGCGGCTACAGGCCTGCGGCTGGAGTCTGCCGGCCAAGTACAAGCAG CTGAGTCCCAACGGCGGCCAGGAGGACACCCGCATGAAGAATGTGCCGGTCCCTGTGTACTGCCGCCCGCTGGTGGAGAAGGACCCGACCATGAAG CTGTGGTGTGCCGCGGGCGTCAACTTGAGCGGCTGGAAGCTGAGTGAGGACGGCCCTGGAAATGGAGTCAAGCCCACTCCGGGCCGCGACCCTCTGACCTGCGACCGGGAAGTGGAAGGAGAGGCCAAGAGCAACCACTCGTCCCCCGAGAAGAAGAAG GCCAAGGAGCTCCCCGAGGCGGATGCCACCTCCAGCCGCGTGTGGATCCTCACCAGCACGCTGACCACCAGCAAAGTGGTGGTCATCGACGCCAACCAGCCGGGCACCGTCGTGGACCAGTTCACCGTGTGCAATGCCCACGTGCTCTGCATCTCCAGCATCCCTG CCGCCAGCGACGGCgactaccctccaggcgagatcttCCTGGACAGCGACGTGAACCCCGAGGACTCAGGCACGGATGGGGTGCTGGCGGGCATCACGCTGGTGGGCTGTGCCACGCGCTGCAACGTACCACGCAGCAACTGCTCCTCCCGGGGGGACACCCCGGTGCTGGACAAGAGCCAGG GGGAGGTGTCGGCTGTCGCCAATGGGAAGGTCAATCCGGCTCCATCCACGGAGGAGGCCACGGAGGCCACAGAGGTGCCAGATGCAGGACCCAGCGAGGCAGAGGCAGCCGCTGTGCGGCCCGGGCCCCTCACGGAGCATGTCTTTACGGAcccggcccccaccccgcccccgagCGCCCAGCCTGACAG TGAGAACGGGCCAGAGGCTGATGTGAGCGGTGTGCAGCCCGAGCCGGAGCCCAGCGGGGACCCCGCCGGCAGCACCAGTGCCGCGCCCACCATGTGGCTGGGAGCCCAGAATGGCTG GCTCTATGTGCACTCAGCTGTGGCCAGCTGGAAGAAGTGTCTGCACTCCATCAAGCTGAAGGACTCGGTGCTGAGCCTGGT GCATGTGAAGGGGCGCGTGCTGGTGGCTCTGGCCGATGGGACCCTGGCCATCTTCCACCGGGGTGAAG ACGGCCAGTGGGACCTGAGCAACTACCACCTGATGGACCTGGGCCACCCGCACCACTCCATCCGCTGCATGGCTGTCGTGCACGACCGCGTCTGGTGTGGCTACAAGAACAAGGTGCACGTCATCCAGCCCAAGACCATGCAGATCGAG AAGTCGTTTGATGCCCACCCACGGCGGGAGAGCCAGGTGCGGCAGCTGGCATGGATCGGCGACGGGGTCTGGGTGTCCATCCGCCTGGACTCCACACTGCGGCTCTACCACGCCCACACCCACCAGCACCTGCAGGACGTGGACATCGAGCCCTACGTCAGCAAGATGCTGG GCACGGGAAAGCTGGGCTTCTCCTTCGTGCGCATCACGGCCCTGCTCATCGCGGGCAACCGCCTCTGGGTGGGCACCGGCAATGGAGTCGTCATCTCCATCCCCCTGACTGAGA CCGTGGTCCTGCACCGAGGCCAGCTCCTGGGGCTGCGAG CCAACAAGACATCCCCCACGTCGGGAGAGGGGGCCCGCCCCGGCGGCGTCATCCACGTGTACGGGGATGACAGCAGCGACCGGGCAGCCAGCAGCTTCATCCCCTACTGCTCCATGGCGCAGGCGCAGCTCTGCTTCCACGGCCACCGGGACGCCGTCAAATTCTTCGTCTCTGTGCCAG GGAATGTGCTGGCCACCCTGAATGGCAGCGTGCTTGACAGCCCCTCCGAGGGCCCCGGGCCCGCCGCTCCTGCCGCAGATGCCGAGGCCCAGAAGCTGAAGAACGTGCTGGTGCTGAGCGGCGGGGAGGGCTACATCGACTTCCGCATCG GCGACGGCGAGGACGACGAGCCGGAGGAGGGCGTGGGGGACGTCAGCCAGGTGAAGCCGGTGCTGTCCAAGGCCGAGCGCAGCCACATCATCGTGTGGCAGGTGTCCTACACCCCCGAGTGA